A window of the Lolium perenne isolate Kyuss_39 chromosome 7, Kyuss_2.0, whole genome shotgun sequence genome harbors these coding sequences:
- the LOC127314530 gene encoding 26S proteasome non-ATPase regulatory subunit 8 homolog A → MDPKLVEVTQLFARFKAAYARNDLDVCANLLSQLKVLLTKFPSLPPSFQQTPNAVEELTTARDIYEHAVVLSVKMEDQDAFERDFCQLKPYYMDTCGIIPPSPEEYPILGLNLLRLLVQNRIAEFHTELELLPAKALENLCIKHAVELEQSFMEGAYNRVLTARQAVPHETYVYFMDLLAKTVRDEIAGCSEKGYDYLSISDAKQMFMFSSDQELQQYIAEEHPEWDVKNGSVFFQKVKESQPCKEIPAAPVITQTLGYARELERIV, encoded by the exons ATGGATCCGAAGCTGGTAGAGGTGACGCAGCTGTTCGCCCGATTCAAGGCGGCCTACGCCCGGAACGACCTCGACGTCTGCGCCAACCTCCTCTCGCAGCTCAAG GTCCTCCTCACCAAGTTCCCCAGCCTTCCGCCGTCGTTTCAGCAGACGCCCAACGCCGTCGAGGAGCTCACGACCGCGA GGGACATTTATGAGCATGCGGTTGTTCTGAGCGTGAAGATGGAAGACCAAGACGCGTTTGAACGGGACTTCTGCCAGCTTAAACCTTATTACATGGACACATG TGGCATAATTCCCCCATCACCAGAGGAATACCCAATTTTGGGGCTTAATCTTCTGAGGCTACTGGTCCAGAATAGAATTGCAGAGTTCCACACTGAGCTGGAGCTTCTGCCAGCCAAAGCACTAGAGAATCTTTGCATCAAGCATGCAGTTGAGCTTGAGCAGTCCTTCATGGAAGGCGCCTACAACCGAGTGTTGACTGCTCGGCAGGCAGTCCCACATGAAACCTATGTGTACTTCATGGACCTTCTCGCAAAAACAGTTAG AGATGAAATTGCTGGATGCAGCGAGAAGGGGTACGATTACCTGTCAATAAGCGATGCGAAACAAATGTTTATGTTCAGTTCTGACCAAGAACTGCAACAGTACATCGCAGAG GAACACCCCGAGTGGGATGTCAAGAACGGTTCAGTCTTCTTCCAAAAGGTGAAGGAGTCCCAGCCCTGCAAGGAGATACCGGCGGCGCCGGTCATCACCCAGACCCTCGGCTACGCGAGGGAATTGGAAAGGATTGTGTGA